One Vanessa cardui chromosome 23, ilVanCard2.1, whole genome shotgun sequence DNA segment encodes these proteins:
- the LOC124539603 gene encoding uncharacterized protein K02A2.6-like — protein sequence MSLTQVPTVEPFDCEGDPTSLGSRWERWKRALEIYFVATNTNDQNKKRAILLHSGGMSLQDIYFNIPGAHVTDTTDGYDIAVKKLDDYFSPKQSYLFERHIFRLMKQEPDEKFEKFLIRLRRQSSKCNFANEDENLIDQIVEKCSSTKLRKNILILGDTATIEKTITEANSLETVERQLNEFHDRQNTSSSINKIDTKLNKRYMKKDIDLSCSRCGSKNHKSDNSSCPAINTNCLKCGFKGHFQKHCRTRANKRKNTNLRSNDNNIVKKYKQDTPKNKEPTSIDYIFHIDDDGTIDCQVGGVNIKMLIDSGSKSNIINHTTWEYMKKSNVTVSNPQKYSDKTFLAYGAKEPLKVLGLFDAQIKVCSKSITAKFYIIVNGSKNLLGKETAVSLNLLKLGFDVNSIEQKQFPRFKDVQLEITIDKTVPPVCQPYRRVPIPLESKINKKIDELVEMDIIEPVNKPSSWVSPMVPVLKPDNDIRICLDMRLANKAIIRENHPLPTIDQLIPKFGKSKLFSKLDIKNAFHHVELTENSREITTFITSKGLYRYKRLMFGLSCAPEHFQKIMEKILLPCEGVVNFIDDIVVFGRIKPLDKYIKTIETFRPPETIEEIQSFLGLINFVGKWIPNLSTLTEPIRQFLREKVYKNANITAFWQKDQEKAFEKLKYCLSKIPTLGYYDPKDRTQVMADASPVGLGAVLIQYDNKEPRIIAFGSKSLTNVEKRYCQTEKEALALVWAIEHFHMYLYGKKFELVTDHKPLEVIFGTRSKPCARIERWVLRLQSYDYKVIYKPGKSNVADPLSRLCKSSTNETQTSSFEDEHHVNQIVQHARPTALSLKSIVEASNDDKEFKLIKDALIKNTWDVSINHYKLFQHELWLHDGVLLRGNKIVIPTNLRKQVLAAAHEGHPGIVNMKARLRTKVWWPKIDKDAESTVKNCRGCTLVSAPNPPIPMKRRELPSQAWVDTAIDFLGPLPSGDHLLVIIDYYSRYKEIEPMKSISAHDTIKVLKRIFARTGNPASITADNGKQFCSQDFKKFCTEQGITLFNTIPYWPQQNGEVERQNRDILKRLRISQCEKSDWKDDLLSYLMMYNSTPHPSTGKTPSELFYGRQFRDKLPFLTDLENKYDDSEIRDRDKEKKEKNKLNEDRKRKATERELEVGEKVYVKNVIKENKLASEFNPTPHTVVSAEGSDINVRNDETGQEYRRNIVHLKKVEGQWKVIDNEENSDKDV from the exons ATGTCCCTAACACAAGTCCCGACAGTAGAACCATTCGATTGTGAAGGTGATCCAACCTCCTTAGGCTCGCGTTGGGAGAGATGGAAACGTGCATTAGAAATTTACTTTGTAGCTACAAACACAaatgatcaaaataaaaaacgtgCAATTCTATTACATTCCGGAGGCATGTCAttacaagatatatattttaacatacctGGAGCTCATGTTACTGACACGACTGACGGTTATGACATTGCAGTAAAAAAGTTAGACGATTACTTTTCCCCAAAGCaaagttatttgtttgaaaGGCATATATTTCGTTTAATGAAACAAGAACCAGACGAAAAATTCGAAAAATTCTTGATTCGCTTAAGACGACAAAGCTCAAAATGCAACTTTGCTAACGAGGATGAAAATCTTATAGATCAAATAGTAGAAAAGTGTAGCTCCACCAAACtaagaaagaatattttgatacttgGTGACACGGCAACAATAGAAAAAACTATTACAGAAGCAAATTCTTTAGAAACTGTAGAAAGACAATTAAATGAGTTCCACGATAGACAAAACACTAGTtccagtattaataaaatagatactAAATTAAACAAACGTTACATGAAAAAAGACATTGATCTAAGCTGTAGCCGATGTGGTAGTAAAAACCACAAAAGTGATAATAGTTCCTGCCCTGCAATTAATACTAATTGTTTGAAGTGTGGTTTCAAAGGTCACTTTCAGAAGCACTGTAGAACAAGGgccaataaaagaaaaaatactaatCTCCGGTCGAATGAcaacaatatagttaaaaagTACAAACAAGATACACCCAAAAATAAAGAGCCTACGTCTATAGACTACATATTTCACATCGATGATGATGGAACTATAGACTGTCAGGTAGGAGGGGTAAATATCAAAATGCTCATAGATTCTGGTAgtaaatctaatataataaaccaTACAACTTGGGAGTATATGAAAAAATCGAATGTTACAGTTTCTAATCCACAAAAATATTCAGACAAAACGTTTCTAGCCTACGGTGCTAAAGAACCACTAAAAGTGCTAGGCTTATTTGATGCACAAATAAAAGTGTGTTCTAAATCAATAACtgctaaattttatattatagtaaatggTTCCAAAAATCTTTTGGGTAAAGAAACTGCTGTCTCCCTCAACTTGTTAAAATTAGGTTTTGATGTAAATTCAattgaacaaaaacaatttcCCAGGTTCAAAGATGTCCAATTAGAAATTACTATAGATAAAACGGTTCCTCCAGTTTGCCAACCTTATAGACGAGTTCCTATTCCTTTGGAatctaagataaataaaaaaatcgatgaaCTAGTAGAAATGGACATAATTGAACCTGTAAACAAACCATCCTCTTGGGTTTCTCCGATGGTACCGGTTCTAAAACCTGATAATGATATTCGTATTTGCCTGGATATGCGACTTGCCAATAAAGCTATCATCAGGGAAAATCATCCCCTGCCCACGATAGATCAATTAATTCCTAAATTTGGTAAATCAAAACTGTTTTcaaaattagatataaaaaatgcTTTTCACCACGTGGAACTTACAGAAAATAGTAGAGAAATTACAACTTTTATAACTAGCAAAGGGCTTTACCGGTATAAGAGATTAATGTTTGGATTATCCTGCGCACCAGAGCACTTCCAAaaaattatggaaaaaatattattgccatGTGAAGGAgttgtaaattttatagatgacaTCGTTGTTTTTGGGC GCATTAAACCACttgataaatacattaaaacaattgagACATTTAGACCACCGGAAACCATCGAAGAAATCCAGAGTTTCCTGGGATTAATAAACTTTGTGGGAAAGTGGATCCCCAATCTGTCAACCTTAACAGAACCAATTCGGCAATTTTTACGcgaaaaagtttataaaaacgCCAATATCACGGCATTTTGGCAAAAAGACCAAGAAAAGGCTTTTGAGAAATTAAAATACTGCCTCTCTAAGATTCCTACCCTAGGTTATTATGATCCGAAAGACCGTACCCAAGTTATGGCCGATGCAAGTCCTGTAGGTTTAGGGGCTGTACTAATTCAGTATGATAACAAAGAACCTCGTATTATTGCTTTTGGAAGTAAGAGTCTGACAAATGTCGAAAAACGATATTGTCAGACTGAGAAAGAAGCATTAGCTCTAGTTTGGGCGATAGAACACTTTCACATGTACTTGTACGGAAAAAAATTTGAACTAGTCACAGACCATAAGCCtttagaagtaatatttggCACGCGATCAAAACCTTGTGCTAGGATAGAGCGATGGGTCCTTCGGTTACAATCGTATGATTATAAAGTGATTTACAAGCCTGGAAAATCCAATGTAGCTGACCCACTATCCCGTCTGTGTAAAAGTAGTACTAACGAGACGCAAACAAGTTCTTTTGAAGACGAACATCATGTTAACCAAATCGTCCAACATGCGCGACCCACAGCATTATCTCTTAAATCAATAGTTGAAGCATCGAATGATGACAAAGAGTTTAAATTGATTAAGGACGCTTTGATAAAAAACACGTGGGATGTTTCTATAAATCATTATAAGCTCTTTCAGCATGAACTCTGGTTACATGATGGCGTTTTATTAAGAGGGAACAAAATTGTTATACCAACTAATCTGAGAAAACAAGTATTAGCAGCAGCCCACGAAGGCCACCCTGGTATTGTTAACATGAAAGCTAGATTGCGCACAAAGGTTTGGTGGCCAAAGATTGACAAAGACGCCGAAAGTACTGTAAAAAACTGCAGAGGATGTACATTAGTCTCAGCCCCAAACCCACCAATACCCATGAAAAGGCGTGAACTTCCTTCTCAAGCTTGGGTAGATACGGCTATTGATTTTTTAGGTCCACTGCCTAGTGGGGATCATCTTTTAGTAATTATCGACTATTACAGCCGTTACAAAGAGATTGAACCTATGAAATCAATTTCGGCTCATGACACAATAAAAGTCTTAAAAAGAATATTCGCACGAACAGGAAATCCTGCTAGTATAACAGCCGATAATGGAAAACAGTTCTGTAGCCAGGATTTTAAAAAATTCTGCACTGAACAAGGCATAACACTTTTCAATACAATTCCTTACTGGCCACAGCAAAACGGGGAGGTAGAGAGGCAAAACAGGGATATACTTAAGCGACTGAGGATCAGTCAATGTGAAAAATCTGATTGGAAAGATGATTTATTAAGTTACTTAATGATGTATAACAGCACACCTCACCCTTCCACAGGAAAAACCCCGTCCGAATTGTTCTACGGAAGACAGTTCAGAGACAAGTTACCTTTTTTAACTgaccttgaaaataaatatgatgattCTGAAATAAGAGACCgagataaagaaaaaaaggagaaaaataaattaaatgaagacAGGAAGAGGAAAGCTACAGAAAGAGAATTAGAAGTTGGCGAGAAAGTCTATGTAAAGaatgtaataaaagaaaataaattagcttCTGAATTTAATCCGACACCACATACTGTTGTCAGTGCCGAGGGAAGCGACATCAATGTCAGGAATGACGAAACAGGCCAGGAATATAGGAGAAATATCGTTCACCTCAAGAAAGTAGAAGGTCAATGGAAAGTAATTGATAATGAAGAAAATTCTGATAAAGATGTTTAG